TCGCGATTGCGGGGCGGCTCTTGCCCAAGCGCTTCGCCACGTCTTCTTGCGTGAACGCGTACTCTTCGATTAAGTGCGCGAAGCCCGCCGCTTCTTCTAGCGGGTTGAGATTTTCGCGCTGCAAATTCTCGACGATGGCGACTTCCAGCGAGTCGCGATCGTCGCTCTCGCGCAGAATCGCCGGGACGGTCGCCTTGCGTAGCGCGGCGCACGCGCGCCAGCGGCGCTCGCCGGCAATCAGTTCGTAGGTGTCGCCGCGCCTGCGTACCAAAATCGGCACGAGCACGCCGTACTCGCCGATCGATGCTTGGAGATCCGCGAGCGCTTGCGCGTCGAACGTTTTGCGCGGCTGAAACGGGTTGGGCTTGATGTGCGCGACGGGAATTTCGCGGACGGCATTGTGCGCTTCGGTGGGCGTCGCCGTCGTCGGAACCGGAGCGTCTCCGAGCAGTGCGCCCAGGCCACGCCCGAGGCCGCGTTTTTGCGGTTGTGCGCTCATGCGTGCGCTCCGACCGATTCCGCCAGTTCCTTCGCAAGCGAAAGATACGCCTGCGCGCCGCGACTCTTCACGTCGAACAAGATCACGGGTTTGCCGAACGACGGCGCTTCGGAGAGCCGAATGTTGCGCGGAATTTGGGTTTTAAACATCTGCTGCGGGAAGTAGCGCTCGAGTTCGTCGAGCACTTCCATCGCCAAGCGCGTGCGCCCGTCGAACATCGTCACCAGAACGCCGCTCACGTGCAACGTCGGGTTGAGCGCTTCGCGCACGCGGTGCACCACCTTGGTTAGTTGCGAGAGGCCTTCGAGCGCGTAGAATTCAGCCTGCACCGGAATGACGATTTCTTCGGCGGCCGTCAACGCGTTCACGGTAAGCAATCCTAGCGACGGCGGGCAATCGATCAAGACGAAATCGTATCGCGAGGCAACCGGCAGCAGCGCCTGACGCAGACGCGTCTCGCGCGAAAGAGCCGACACCAATTCGATCTCCGCGCCGGC
This portion of the Candidatus Dormiibacterota bacterium genome encodes:
- a CDS encoding ParB/RepB/Spo0J family partition protein, with product MSAQPQKRGLGRGLGALLGDAPVPTTATPTEAHNAVREIPVAHIKPNPFQPRKTFDAQALADLQASIGEYGVLVPILVRRRGDTYELIAGERRWRACAALRKATVPAILRESDDRDSLEVAIVENLQRENLNPLEEAAGFAHLIEEYAFTQEDVAKRLGKSRPAIANALRLLALPDAIKAMLVDGRITAGHARALLAAPESQRLALAQRSANEGLSVRTLERLAGAVTTPLAAKAAPKLRDLSPEEHDFESRLRERLSAHVALVRNGKGGRIEIRFGNEGELMRLGDLLLADRE
- a CDS encoding AAA family ATPase; the encoded protein is MSRIIALVNQKGGVGKSTTAVNLGAALAVQGQRVLVVDCDPQGNTTTGFGIDKPSVKLDIYDVLMQEASIDDVMLRTEIDRLMLVPATINLAGAEIELVSALSRETRLRQALLPVASRYDFVLIDCPPSLGLLTVNALTAAEEIVIPVQAEFYALEGLSQLTKVVHRVREALNPTLHVSGVLVTMFDGRTRLAMEVLDELERYFPQQMFKTQIPRNIRLSEAPSFGKPVILFDVKSRGAQAYLSLAKELAESVGAHA